One genomic region from Procambarus clarkii isolate CNS0578487 chromosome 85, FALCON_Pclarkii_2.0, whole genome shotgun sequence encodes:
- the LOC138358729 gene encoding circumsporozoite protein-like has protein sequence MSALERRPWLVLEGINRSPEASINRSPEASINRSPEASIKRSPEASIKRSPEASIKRSPEAGINRSPEARINRSPEASINRSPEASINRSPEASINRSPEASINRSPEAGINRSPEASINRSPEASINWSPEAGINRSPEASINWSPEASINWSPEAGINRSPEAGINWSPEASINRSPEASINRSPEASINRSPEASINRSPEAGINRSPSSRAASSLQTPTTTTPTPSLPADIPPSPPTFPSSSSSSISTKPTLLH, from the exons ATGAGCGCCCTTGAGCGGCGACCATGGTTGGTGCTTGAGGG CATCAACCGGTCTCCTGAAGCAAGCATCAACCGGTCTCCTGAAGCAAGCATCAACCGGTCTCCTGAAGCAAGCATCAAGCGGTCTCCTGAAGCAAGCATCAAGCGGTCTCCTGAAGCAAGCATCAAGCGGTCTCCTGAAGCAGGCATCAACCGGTCTCCTGAAGCACGCATCAACCGGTCTCCTGAAGCAAGCATCAACCGGTCTCCTGAAGCAAGCATCAACCGGTCTCCTGAAGCAAGCATCAACCGGTCTCCTGAAGCAAGCATCAACCGGTCTCCTGAAGCAGGCATCAACCGGTCTCCTGAAGCAAGCATCAACCGGTCTCCTGAAGCAAGCATCAACTGGTCTCCTGAAGCAGGCATCAACCGGTCTCCTGAAGCAAGCATCAACTGGTCTCCTGAAGCAAGCATCAACTGGTCTCCTGAAGCAGGCATCAACCGGTCTCCTGAAGCAGGCATCAACTGGTCTCCTGAAGCAAGCATCAACCGGTCTCCTGAAGCAAGCATCAACCGGTCTCCTGAAGCAAGCATCAACCGGTCTCCTGAAGCAAGCATCAACCGGTCTCCTGAAGCAGGCATCAACCGGTCTCCCAGCTCAAGAGCAGCATCAAGTCTgcagacccccaccaccacaacccccaccccctccttgcCAGCAGAcattcccccttctcccccaacctttcccagcagcagcagcagcagcatcagcacgaAGCCCACTCTGCTTCACTAA